A region of the Melospiza melodia melodia isolate bMelMel2 chromosome 14, bMelMel2.pri, whole genome shotgun sequence genome:
AGAAAGTTGAGCTTTTAATTTACACAAATGGCATGAGGCTGAATGAATCACTTAATATTCATGCCCACACCCCCACCTTGGGAGCCCCTTGGGAGCAGCCAGACCTCCTGGTGCTCTCTAGCAGATGCCTAATTGCACTCAGTACTGAAAAACTGATTTTTCTGATTTTCAGGAGACTCTGGACTCCTTGGTGAGCAACGTTAACATTGAGCTGCTCAACGCCCTCCGCTACCATATGGTGGACAAACGGGTGCTCACAGATGACCTGAAACACGGCACCACCCTCAACTCCATGTACCAGAACCTGCCCATCCAGATCCACCACTATCCCAACGGGGTAAGGCACTCACAGGCTCACACTGGCTCGGGctgaagggaccacagtggctcACCTGGCCCAGCCTCCCTGCCCGGGCAGGGCCAGCCCTGAGCATGTGGCAGAAGATTGTGTCCACATGGTCATGGATGTTCCCAGTGAGGGACACCTCAGGACATGTTCCAGGGCATGCTCACCTGCAgagaagaagttcttcctcatattaaACCTACCCACAGCAGGCTTGCTTTCCAGCTGCCTTGCAGCTCCTACGCTGTCCTGGGACCTCCAGGACTCTGTAATGCTGAGGTTGACAGCTATTTATTTAAGATACATACTATGAAGGAGTCTGAAAATGATATTTTTAAACAGATGTTTTCCTCCATGCTGTTGCAGCCCGCGCTGCTGTGTAACTCTGCTTGCCCAAGTATTGGTTCTGGCTTATTTTCTTAGTCTTGAGGGTAGACAAAACCACTGATGCTTTTCAAAGCTCTTTAAACTTGAAATACTTCAAACATTCTTGACAGAACATTCTCACTTTTGGTGGAAAATTTTACAGAAAATTTAAGGAAAATAAAGTAGAATATTTTAAGGAAATACAGCTCCTGCTCTTGCCAACTCAATAAAGTGCTCACTGCAtttgaaatagaaatagaaaagcAGCACTTTGCCTTCTGGTTTTAGTGGTTTTATTGCCTGTAACACCCGTGGGTCTCTCCCTGTGCAGATTGTGACAGTgaactgtgccaggctgctgaaAGCTGACCACCACGCCACCAATGGGGTGGTTCATGTCATCGACAAGGTCATCGCCACCACCACCAACACCATCCAGCAGATCATTGAGACTGAGGACAGCCTGGAAACCCTTCGGGTCAGTCGACTCCAGCTCTCCTTAAAGATGCTCAGGCATCCCACCCCCAAAAAATTGTCCTGAAGAGCTTTGCCAGTGCCTTGGGCTGTGACCCTGGAgctgctgatgaaatccttgtACCAATGTACAAGGATTTTGTACAAATCCTTTTAATTTAGGAAGAGATCCTTTGCTATCAGTGCAAATAGGGTTTATGACAATAATTGTCACCCTTCCATGGCTGCTCAGAAAACAGAGACTGAGTCTGTCTCCTGACTCTTGTAGGGGAGTCTCAGCCTTAGGAGATATTTACTGTCCCAGTTTGATGTGTCCTGCTTTATTTGCCTTGGTGTTTGCCAAATTAAGGAAAACGCACAGAGGATTTGCAGTTAGCCAGATGTGGGTTCTGATTGGAATTATTCACTGGAAGCACTGTGAGCCTTTCCAGGCATATCTGGGTATCCAAACTAGCTCTCAGTCTTGCCAAAAAAAGGGCTCTTGTACTCAAATTTCTGGAACACCAGAGAACTGTGGGGCTGGGTCAGATTTTTAAAGGGACCAAAGTGCTGAATGAAGCTATTCAGGATTTTTTTGTAAGTCCTCTGAAATTATAAAAGCCTTAATAAGTCTGGCCCTTAGTGTGTGCCTGGACAAAGTTTCTGACCTCTGTACTCTGGCTGAATGtgtttttccctctctccttgTTCCTGTGAAGACTGCTGTGGCTGCatctgacctcagcagcctgctGGAGAGTGAAGGGCAGtacacactgctggctcccacCAACGAGGCCTTTGAGAAGATCCCacgagaaactctgaacaggatCCTGGGAGACCCCGAGGCCCTGAGGGGTGAGTGCTTGTTCACTGGGGCCATTGAGAGCCTCAAGAGTGTTCTTCAgttcttctaattttttttttctcaaggacAAGTCAACAGCTCCTTGATTCACTCTGACAACAGCTGCAGTAAACAGATGTGACAGAGTCCATATTTTTAAACTGGACAGCCCAGCTCCCTTTGGTTGTAGATGTGTGTAGACATAGCAGGAGTGGCGTCCAGATATGGATGAGGGAGCTGAAACAGTCCCTTTTCTGAGTTTTCTTTTAGCTCTTTTTGCAGTGGTGATTTCTATTGATCCAGCAAGATGCAAGAAAAGTAAAATCTAATCGATGTAACTTCCCCTGACAAGTGAGTCAAATACCCACATGAAGCCTTTTGAAACTGGCAAAAGTGTATAAAAAGTGACTCTTTTTAGGCATTTTATTTCACAGGCTGTGGAATTGAAATCAGCTCAATTTAAAATGACTGCATTTTATGGAGTACACCCCGGCTGTGGAACAGCATCCCTGAAAGCTGCAGCACTTTCATAGCTGGCTTTTGCAGCTCTCTCATGCGCTCTCCTCTCTCACAGACCTGCTGAACCATCACATCCTGAAGTCAGCCATGTGTGCTGAGGCCATCATTGCTGGCCTGACCATGGAGACcctggaaggagccaccctggacgtgggctgcagtggggaggaGCTGACCCTCAACGGGAAGCCCATCATTGCCAACAAGGATGTCCTGGCAACCAACGGCGTGGTGCATTTTGTAAATGAGCTGCTGATCCCAGACTCAGGtactgctgcctctctgcagcgttctttctgctgcctttcttttGTCTATTTTGCCAAGGAAATCCTGGATTTAGAGGGCACAGCGGTGAGTGGATAACCTTTAATGCAAGGTTACTATGTGTTGCTTTTCTTTTCAGCTAAGACTGTGTTTGAGTTGGCACAAGAATCTGAAGTTTCCAAGTCTACAGACCTTTTCAGACAAGCTGGGCTCAGTTCTCATCTAACTGGCAGTGAGCGAGTGACCCTCCTTGCCCCAGTGAATAATGTGTTCAAAGGTAAAGCAGGGATTAAATCCCTTTCTTCCATCACTTTGGGCCACAGATCTTCTTCAAACAGTTTTCAGCCAGATTTCAGTGCACAAGTATGCAAATCCTCTCTCCAATGCCCCGAGGCAGTGGCACCCAGGTTTACAATTTAAAACTGATGTGGATAATGCTCTGTATTTGAATGGTTTTTAGTGGCTCTATATCCATTTTAAGTGAATCACTGGTTCTTTCCACACTTTTTGCTGCAGATGGACTCCCTGTTATTGACAGCAACATGAGAAACTTGCTTCTGAACCACATTGTTAAAGACCAGCTCTCCTCTAAATATCTGTATCATGGACAGAAGCTGCAGACTCTGGGGGACAAGGAGCTGAGGGTTTTTGTGTACCGCAATGTGAGTccctgctgtgtgctgtgctCCTCGgggctgggggatgctcagggtcTGATGCTACAGCAATTGTGTAAAAAGGGGAAATGAGCATTGTGGAAAGCACCAAcatctctctttggaagcacTCTAATGAAGTCTTCTTTTCTGTGATTGTGTTTGCAGAACCTTTGCATTGAAAACGCCTGCATTGCTGCCCATGACAAGAGGGGGAGGTTTGGGACCCTCTTTAGTGTGGACAAAATGTTGACTCCTCCAACTGGCTCAGTGATGGATGTTCTCAAGGCAGACCATCGCTTCAGGTGACctttctgctcttcccaagagcGACTTAAAATCAGAACAGCTGCCAAAGCAGTTTCTATTTATTATGGGTCATAGCCATGACAATGTATATGTTTTTCTAGCATAGAAAGATCATCCAAAACCATGGTCTCTCTAAATTATAGGGACGGAAACTTCAAATAACCCTCAGTCAACTGTGAGCCAAGAGTCAGTGGTTCCCTTAATACCACAAGAATCTGGCTCTGAGGCTATGTCTGCCCACCAGATCCACTGTAGCCAGACCTCTCTGACTCCCCAGAGCATCTGGTCCCCATGGAGTCAGCACTCCCAGGTTGATTTGCCCTTCTCAGATGTTCTGGTTGAACCCCTCAAGCTCGTTTCCTCCCTAATCACCATTGTGGCTATTTGATTTACTGCACCCCTGCAGGATTTCACATTGTGACTCCCCAGCTCTCCCTTGAGCTCagcacacagctgagctgtgaagTGTTGTGCAGTGCAGCATTTGATGCCTGTTTGCCTTGCAGTACCTTGGTGGCTGCAATCCAGTCTGCAGGGCTGACAGAGAACCTCAACAGGCCGGGAACCTTCACGGTGTTCGCTCCCACAAACGAAGCTTTCCAAGCCATGCCCCAGGGGGAGCTCAACAAACTGCTGGGTGAGCATCTCCACAACACTTGGGTGATGAGCTGCTGTGTGGGACTGCTGTGACACCGGGAGGAATGGCCAAGTTTCTCTGTTAAATCTCATTCTTTGTCTGTTGGAAGGATGAGCTTCCTACCCAGTGGAGCTGTATGAGCAGAAGCTGAGGGTGCAGAGAGTGGCACTGAATTCCCCAAGTGGGATTTATACTGCCTGTGTTCTTGGAAACCATGTTTGTAGTGTGTGTCACAAGCTCACTGTGACTTAATTTGGCTGTACTGCTGGTGTAAGTGAGATAATTCCCAGATATTTCTAAAAGAACCTCTGCCTTTTTCAAGGAGGAAAGAATGAGAATGTGACTCTTGACAATGCAGGATCAGGGTGTCTGCAGTAAGTTTTGCAAAGAGAAGACATAATCCACATACAGCCTCAAGTTACACTGCATGAAATTTAAGTAATAAAAGGCTGGGGCTGTTTCTCCTTCTCCATGTACATGGACAAAGCAGGAGTTCCTGTCTAATCCTGGGAAGCCAACAATGAACCATTCTAGCTCAGACAAAGACCAGGATCCTGAAAAGCAATGGCATGCAGGCTGGGTGTGGAAAAAAGCACGGGAATGTTTAATTACTCCCTTCTGGATAACCAGCATGGTCTTTTATTTTGTTCATGTTGAAAACTGGTTGTGGCTGGAAACAATGTCAGGTATTTGAATGTAATGTCTTGTCATTAAATCCCAGCCAAACATTGACATCATAATTTGGGAAGCATCTACCCATGGTAGCTGGTTATCCTTTTAAGTGCAGGGATGAGGAACCAGTAATATCACTCTAGTCTTATGCTTAACATATAAATATTTCAGAAGTGTTTTGCAGCCATTGTAAATGGCTGCAGGAATGAAGATTCCCAGATGCAGACACTTGAGATGTTCTTTTCTCACACAAATGTTTAGCTTATGCCTCTGATGAGGAGGTGGATGGTGCTGGTGAGGGTGTGCAGAGTGAGCTGTAGCCAATCTAAGGAAAAccataaaggaaaaaaacttgCATACAATCTTTGAAAGAATTGAAAGAAAAAATCCCCCTTgctgagggagctgtggctggaggcCACCTTTGCACTAGCTGCCTGTAGCTGACAGTGACTAGCTGACAAtgactctgtctgtctgtctatggGGCTTGCCAGTGACCCTGTGTCCTCTGAATGAGAAGATGGAGAAGTGCCACTGGCCCAAGCTGAGCATGTCACCACCTCTTCTGGAAAATAGATGGTGCTGGGAAAGCACCTCATCTTCCCAAAATCTCTTTCAAAGCACAGCTGTCTGAGACTCAGTGGGGTGGTATCAGTCCATGAGACATTAGTGTCGCTTCTCCTGCACTTTTCCCCTTCCTACCCAGCTGTGAGGATTGTTGCCAAGTGACACTTGGCCTTGGTGACATTTGAAAATACCAGAATGCCCTATCTGCTTCCTTATTTCACATGGGTCTTTACCCACCCCATCCCAGACTTCCTTGGGAAGTGAAAGCAGCAAGAGAAGCAGGTTCATTCTGAGAAGCAGGTTCTCACTTGGCACAGTGAGAGAATGAGGGATGAAAACCCAAGAGAGAGAGAATTCATGTGTAGGGCAGGCTTGGTAGGTACCAAGGACATTGGGAGAGTGTCCTTCTGGATTTGGGAACCTGACCTGCTCCAGTAGGAATGGCCTCAGTGCCCTAATCAGGTCCTTCTGCCtgctttttggttttggtgttaATTGTTTGAAGAAACAACTTCACATTGTTTCTTCACACTTCCAGGAAATTATGGTGTTTTCCAAGTAATTCCATTCCAGCGCATGAAACACGGGAAGCAAGTGCTGGTGCTGATTTGCAGCTGTAAAGATGTTCTTCCCCCAGGTAATGCCAAGGAGCTTGCCAACATCCTCAAGTTCCACGTGGCTGACGAGATCCTGGTGAGCGGCGCGGTCACTGCCCTGGTGAGGCTGAAATCCATGCAGGGAGACAAGCTGGAAGTCAGCATGGTGAGTCACCCCAGATGGCATTCTGGGCTGTCCAGGGTTTGGTTATCCATGTCATGGACCACAGCTCATGTCTGTGCTCACTTGGATTCTGTGGGAGCATCTCCACGGTCCCAGCAGTGTTTTCTGGGCTGTAGTAGAAGGACTGTTGCCATTGTTCAATTCAACCAGCTGGAAGAATGAAATGTGGTTTGCTTCAGCTTTCTCCCCAGAAGACCAGTTGTAAATGATTTCCAGGAGCTGCTATAAATTTAATCCTGAGTCATGGGGGGAAAAAGCATAAATAAATGAGATGAATAGCTTGTTCAGTTAACATATCTTTTTGTGTAATGAAAATGATCTCTGCATGGGCTCCCTTAGCACAGCAGAGTTTATTTAGATATATAATTTCATTTCAAAAACTCTATACTACATTAGGGAATGTAGGATCCTCTGTTGAGGAAAAAAATCATTTCAGAAAATAAGCAATAAGCCCACTCTATTCATAAGAAAACAcaatgggaagaaaaaaatggAAGGGACTGTGTTTCCAGGTGCATTGAACTGGCCAAGGTGCACCCTGGGCTTTTCCCATGTCCAGTCCTGCTCTGCCCTCTCCTGATCCCATCCCCACAGCCATCTCCTGGCAGGGTGCTGGTGGATGTGCTCTGCTGCCATGGGACAGCATTCCCAGCCAGCTGCACTGAGGAAGTCCAAAGCCTGCCAGCCATTCCAGGACAAACTGCTCAGGCCATAATTTGTCTTTATATTCTCCTTAATTGGCAAGAGGAATGAAAATGCCTTCAACCATCCAGTAAATGAATGAATGCAAAGtgaattgtttttttttaataccattgGAAATGACAGCAGATTCTCATCTtctacatttttatttctttcttttactgAACAGAAGAACAACGTAATACATATCAACAAGGAGCCTGTTGCTGAAAGTGATATCATGGCCACAAATGGTGTCATTTATGCTGTGAATTCTGTCCTACAGCCACAGGGTAGGTCCATGGTGAGAACTGTCCAGAGCAACCTTGTTACAGCAAAACTGCTTTGGGAGGGATTGGGGACACGGGGCAATTGCTGCAGTTTGGTGAGGAGAGATTAGTCTGTAGTGggattttcagcagaaaacagtgGAAGGAAGAAGCCTGCATGCTCGGGCAAGTATTTCAATGCTCTCAATGTCTCACCCTTAGCTTCAAGGCCACAAGAAAGAGGTGATGAGCCTGCAGATCCTGCACTAGAAATCTTCAAACAGGCATCTGCATTATCCAAGGTAAAAGGGAAAAACTGCTCACTGTGAAACTGCTGAAATCACATTTTGGTAATAATTATTGGAAAATCATGTCACATTCATATGCTGACTTGCAAGGAAAGTGAGTGTATGTGCTCCATGGAATGATCCATCCTCTCTTCTTGCATGATTTAGTAAGAAATtataagaaataataattaattagtatttataaaattattaattataagaaataataataatatattaatgttaatatattttaaaatatatattatatatttaaatatattatatatattatatatattatatatattatataatataatatatattaatatattttaaatattaaatatatattatataatatataacatataatatataatatattatatattatatattattcatattatatattatatattatatataatatataagtaatatgtatgtatataatatataatataatatataattatattatttatataatacatataatattatGTATAATTTTAATTGTATTATATAtcaataattataaaaataataataattttgcaACACAGAGCTTCAGTTTGCAGCACATTGAGAATGTAACTTTGGCATGACACTATTATATATCAGTTTCCAATAATGAAGAGCCATCCATCCATAGGTGTTGGGGACCAAGGATAACTGTATTGACACACAAACTGTTCCTGTGACTGTTGGAGATTAGCTGAATTTATGCAAACCCTGTGCTTTCTTTCCATGCAGGTTTCTCAGAGGAATCCTCGACTAGGTAAACCAACTTCTCCAGCTCGTCTCTAATTTCCATTGCGTCCCCCATCCCTTAAAGAGAGGTTTCTCCTGTTCTCTTGCCATGGGCAAGACGTGGCATGGCtggggggagaggggcagggggatgCTCGGTGCCACCCACCCAGCCTGCTTTTCTCCCGGCAGCCCCTGTGTACTCCCGGATACTGGCCAGGATGAAGGAGAACTCGGGGGGATTCTGAGCCCGTCGCGAGCAGCCGCCAGTCAGTGCCTCCATCCCACCCACTCCAGCTGACAGCTGAGGAGAAGGACACAGAACCGTTTTTAAAAACCAAATGCCACccttaaatttatttttgtttgcaaAGAAACAGATAGGAAAAACGAAAAgccatatatatgtatatattttaagaccatttttatttggttttgactTTGAAGTTCCCAGAACAAGGAAATTTTTTaagggtttttgtttcttttttaaataaaattattcacCAACTTTCAATTTTTTGGGCTTGATAGGTACATCCAAggaccttttatttttttaaacaagcaTGTCCTTCCTTCTTCCCTTGGATTTTAAAAGTCTTCCATGAAATTCTGATCTGCGGGCTTTTAACAAAATTCTCTCTATTGACATTGAGACAATTGCATAGTTATAAGCTATGGTTTGaagtattctctttttttttttttttaactggggtCTTTTTTGTGCCTATGGTTATAACTGTGCTGCATTTTGTTCATGAGATTTGAAATGAGAGTTCTCCCTGGCTGAAGCCTTCCAGTAAATGATTCATTTTTAATAAtggttgttttttaataaaaattaaaaataaaatcaaaaatataaatacaaaaagTGATGACAGTGCTTGGTTGGGTTTTTGCTTGGTTTGAATTGCCTGATGGCAGCAGGTGATCAAACCTGAGCACTGGGAAGGAGGGGAATCACATTTGGCTGGATCAACATTGATAGGCCTAATAGTTACTTGAGTGGAAGGGCAGAGCATTTCTCCTCTCTGATCCTGGCCTGGCATCATTTTGTGCTGGTGCTTTCAGGGgcagtcactgtcactgtccaaggagcacagggacagttagttatagttatagttgtAGTTATAGTTATCCTTAGCCATGCACATCCTCCCAGCCACTTttgctggcagctggagctcAGTGCCACATTCACTCCCCATCTGGCTTCAGATTCACTCCCTGGTCGTTACTACCTTGGTGAAATCCACGTGAAAcccaaaaaagagaaaagagaaagagggtGTCAAGTGCAGAACACAAACCACTCAAGATTGTTTTGCTTCCTCTGGCAGAGAAATACCCTGATAGTTCTCCTTCTATTAAAAGCCCAAACTGAGATCCCACCTGCCCAGAGTCATCTGCGTAACTCAAATGTGTGAAAAATACTCAGCTCCTCTTTTAGCtcttcttttatttctcttcctcACTACCCCTTGCCCCACCCTCCCtcatttttctttgttatttttctggCATGATGCAGCCCTGGTATTTCAGGCTGAGGAGGAACACTTCCAGCCACCTAATCCCAGCAGCCCAAAGCAGAACAGTTGTATCTGTTGTAAATCCAATGTATCAGGGCATTGGATTTTGGGGGAGGCTCAGCTTCTTCCTGTCAAACTAATGACTGTTCCTTCCAAAGCCTGAGAAAGAGGGAAAGCCATGTCAAACCGGCTctgatttattttctcttccttgaTGCTTCATAATTGAGAGATATAAAGTCCTCACAACTTGGAAGGGTGGGAAGTTGGTCTGCTCCTCATCTAGGTGAGTGCCCCTTGTTTATAGTTTCTTGGCATCTGACTTGGTGACTAATTGTTTCATTACAAAATGAAGATACTTAAGTAGACAAGTAGGGAAAACTGCTTAGATGAGCATAATAACCATGAGCAGCCCCATATGCTGAGACAACTGAGAAAACTGAGTTTGCATCTCCTGGAAATACAGCCCTGGCTTTTCACTCCATGGCTCCTGGGCAGGTGTTAGGATGTGTGGTGATGGGGTGACGATCTCCTTTGTGCTTTTTGTGTGGCCTGGCTTTGCTAGGCTTGCTTTTGGAGGTTTATGAGTCCCAGCAGTTTCCAGTAGATGGAGGTGCATTGTCCTTTCAATCCAATTCCCTTTTTGCTCTCTTCTTATTCTCCCTGGTCCCTTGGCAGTGCTCCCTGCCTCACTCCTGCTGCCTGTTCCATGCTCtgagctgctgtgggtgccagcagcagcccccaggtgCTCCCTGTTGTGGTGGCTCTGTCATTTCCCTGCATCCTACAACCTGGGGAGCCATCTCAGGGTGCCTTCCCACAGGCTTCTGGGCAGCTCCCCAGGACTTTGGTGTCTCCAATTTACAGCTGACTCTTGAGAGTTCCTAATGCTCACCCGGCTCCAAATTGATTTCTCAGCCCTCTGTGTTCAAGGAGGGATGCACAGATGGATTTGATCAGTGGCTGAGCTGTCTCAGTTGATCAGTAGGGACTGTATCCCTTGCTTTGATTCAGTGACACTCTGGGGACGTTTTTCCCATGGATTTGTCACTGTGCCTTACCCAGTGATGTGAGGGTGAGTGCTGCCAATTACTCCACCAAGGGGATTGAGATGTTAACGCCTCAGCCTTCAAGGGGTGCCCAGAGATGAAGCAAGAAGACAGCAGCTGAAAGATGGGGAAATGAAGAGTGCTGAAATGATGGGAATAAAAACTTATCTGTCATTTTctagagaaatatttttaatattttttaagcaTGATGAAAGGTGGAAGTGAAAGGAAGAAGGAAGTTGCTGGTGCTGAGGCAGAACAAAACCTCCCTGGGGAAGTGCTGGCCaaggggcagagagctcccatgGGCAAAGCTGGGTGTGGGAACCTGAGGGATGTCCCAGCCAAGGGCTGTGGTGTGATGGAGGAGCTGGAACCCCCCTGGGTACCCAtcccctcccagagctgcaggaataTTCAGACAACAGCACTCAGGGAAGGGGAGAACCAAAGCCCCATTCAGATACTGCTGAGTGAGAGTCAGGGTGGCCTCGGGAGGAGCATTTGGGATTGGCCTTCAGTGACAAACAGCACTGGGTGTCCAGCACAGAGCCATGCTGCACCAGGGGTTTGGATTCTCAGTGTTGTCAGAGCATTTCCTCATGAAACCCAGCCTGTGTGAACGTCACCATGACCTGGAGCCATGTCTGTGCTCCACGGGAACTCCCTTCAGGACTGGGGCAACAACAGTAAACTGAGACCAAATAAGAGTCTTTTGGAGGGGATTTTTGATTTCCCCTCCTCAAGAGTCAAGAGTGTTTTTCAAATGAAAATTTGCAGGGATGTGCAGCTGCCCTTGTTTATTTTTTACAATAACGATTCCTTCATTTGCAGCAGTTCCGGTTAAGCAAAGTAATTAAATGCATGCAGAAATCCATTTAGGAAAAGTACAGCTTTTAAATGTGTTCTATGTCCCAGAATGATGCCAGCATGGCCAGGCTGCTGCTCATGGGTCACTCCTGGGCCAGAGGAGCCCCAGTGCCCTCCAGGGTTGGGGCAGTGAACAGAAAGTGGTGCCTTTGAAGGGCTGGAAAAGCAATGTCGACTGCAAAATGCTGTGTTTTGAGAAGCTCCGTGATGTGGTTTTGCTCATTTACATCTTGAGATATGAACCAGAGGTGCTTTTCTtctagaaaacttttttttttctgtctggcaGCCTTCTGCAAAGATATTTAAGGCAAGAGGAAAAGCAGCGCTGAGCTTTGTTCCAGGGGGATCTcacaggcagggctgcagtggAAAACACGTGTTGCTGCAGTGTCAGGGGATCTGGGAGCTCTGTGCGCCGGGCTGAtgagggagcttggagctgccctgccctgagagctgtggggctgggagggctgcagGGTGGGCAAAGGCAGCTCTGTGCCTCACTGGGGGAGCACTGGGAAGGAAAAAGCCTTGGCCTGTGTCAAAGGCCAGGCAGAGGCTTGAGTGAAGCCAAGGCAGCTCAGCCAGATGTGCTGACCCCTGGAAAGGGTCGCCTGGAGACGGGGGAAGCCACCCATAGGCTGTCACTGGAAAACTCTACTCCTGCCTTTGTGCTGTAAGGAAATAAATTCTTCCTTCTACATGTGATTTATTGGAAAGTTAGCTGCTGTCCCAGGAGgagcaaagagaaaaaacaatGCTGAAAGACAAGCTCAAAGGAGCAGTTGGGATCAGAGGCATTCAGGCAACTcttgctttattttgtttttctttggagtCTTTTTTGGAGACACAAttgagagatttttcagaaacttgtaaattttccaaataaaaatatttagggGGACTTTCTTTCCAACAGTGAATGATCCCTTActgttttgtagatttttatgATCACTTTGCAGAAGCTCAACACTTTTCCTAGCACAAGTTAGAGGGTAGCAGTGCCTGGTGAGCCACACACTGTGCCATGTGGAGGCATCTCCTGCTAAGGCAGAATATTCTAAGGATTTGTTTTCACCTCCTGGAAAGGAAGGTGGCAGGAAGGGTTGGTTTGCTGGATGATGCCATTCATGGTACTGAAAAGCACTTTACAGAATTGCCATGGGCTGACCCATGCACATCTGTCCTGCTACACTTACCCTTGACTTTTCTGCAGCTTGGCTGCCTCTGGCTTTTAACCTGTCTGTTCTTTCTCTGTTCAGCATTTCCATCTGAATTTGGAAGTCACACATTTCTTTCACAGGATGCAGCTTGTGCATCAAGCCCTATTAGCTGGcaaatgcaaaattcattctatTCTAATTGCTCCTTCAGGGAGAAGAATCAAATTGTCCTGTTTGGAAAATAATTGTGCAGAAGCTGAAGGCTGTGTCAGCGCATTTGTTAAATTTTGCAGAGGCAGGAAGATAAATTCCTGGATTTCAGGATTTCTGCCCGTGCTGCTGGGTAGTGTTCTAGCTTTCTACCTTTGTTTCAAAATTTGCAATTGGGATATTTAGGAACCTTTAGGTGGAGATCCCAGATAATCCCCAAGTATTAAAATCCTATCTTTGTACATGTAGCAGTTGGGAAGTTACCAACCTCCACAAGGGAAGAGCCAAAGGATTGCTCTGAAGGAAGGTCAAGTATCATGACGACCATGAATTTATAATTAAGGCTGGTCATGAATTTATAACTAAGGCTGGTTTTATAACAGTGGCCTGAAGATACATCCATTTGCTGTAAACTCACCTAATCCCATGCTC
Encoded here:
- the TGFBI gene encoding transforming growth factor-beta-induced protein ig-h3 isoform X2 codes for the protein MSLCSPNVCAVQKLIGTNRKYFTNCKQWYQRKICGKSTVISYECCPGYEKVPGEKGCPAALPLSNIYETLGVVGSATTQLYSDRSNLRPEIEGPGSFTIFAPSNEAWASLSAETLDSLVSNVNIELLNALRYHMVDKRVLTDDLKHGTTLNSMYQNLPIQIHHYPNGIVTVNCARLLKADHHATNGVVHVIDKVIATTTNTIQQIIETEDSLETLRTAVAASDLSSLLESEGQYTLLAPTNEAFEKIPRETLNRILGDPEALRDLLNHHILKSAMCAEAIIAGLTMETLEGATLDVGCSGEELTLNGKPIIANKDVLATNGVVHFVNELLIPDSAKTVFELAQESEVSKSTDLFRQAGLSSHLTGSERVTLLAPVNNVFKDGLPVIDSNMRNLLLNHIVKDQLSSKYLYHGQKLQTLGDKELRVFVYRNNLCIENACIAAHDKRGRFGTLFSVDKMLTPPTGSVMDVLKADHRFSTLVAAIQSAGLTENLNRPGTFTVFAPTNEAFQAMPQGELNKLLGNAKELANILKFHVADEILVSGAVTALVRLKSMQGDKLEVSMKNNVIHINKEPVAESDIMATNGVIYAVNSVLQPQASRPQERGDEPADPALEIFKQASALSKVSQRNPRLAPVYSRILARMKENSGGF
- the TGFBI gene encoding transforming growth factor-beta-induced protein ig-h3 isoform X1, with the protein product MARPLPLLLLALGLAAAAKSPYQQVLQHSRLRGRQHGPNVCAVQKLIGTNRKYFTNCKQWYQRKICGKSTVISYECCPGYEKVPGEKGCPAALPLSNIYETLGVVGSATTQLYSDRSNLRPEIEGPGSFTIFAPSNEAWASLSAETLDSLVSNVNIELLNALRYHMVDKRVLTDDLKHGTTLNSMYQNLPIQIHHYPNGIVTVNCARLLKADHHATNGVVHVIDKVIATTTNTIQQIIETEDSLETLRTAVAASDLSSLLESEGQYTLLAPTNEAFEKIPRETLNRILGDPEALRDLLNHHILKSAMCAEAIIAGLTMETLEGATLDVGCSGEELTLNGKPIIANKDVLATNGVVHFVNELLIPDSAKTVFELAQESEVSKSTDLFRQAGLSSHLTGSERVTLLAPVNNVFKDGLPVIDSNMRNLLLNHIVKDQLSSKYLYHGQKLQTLGDKELRVFVYRNNLCIENACIAAHDKRGRFGTLFSVDKMLTPPTGSVMDVLKADHRFSTLVAAIQSAGLTENLNRPGTFTVFAPTNEAFQAMPQGELNKLLGNAKELANILKFHVADEILVSGAVTALVRLKSMQGDKLEVSMKNNVIHINKEPVAESDIMATNGVIYAVNSVLQPQASRPQERGDEPADPALEIFKQASALSKVSQRNPRLAPVYSRILARMKENSGGF